One Mobula hypostoma chromosome 5, sMobHyp1.1, whole genome shotgun sequence DNA segment encodes these proteins:
- the LOC134346732 gene encoding class I histocompatibility antigen, F10 alpha chain-like, giving the protein MSRLLLLVLLCGGTSAGSHSLRYFYTAVTPVPEVPEFVVVGYVDEEQIVYHDSVLGRMVPRRGWMAESQDPDYWERETQNLRGNEPGFKADIQTLQKRTNQTGGIHTIQLMYGCELHDDGTTAGFMQYSWDGSDLISFDKDRMVWVTPVPWGVITKDKWDQNTARNQQFKGYLEQTCVEWLKKYIQDGESHLEPNPPEVSFITSLDNRHLSCVATGFYPQSIDVTILRDGRILEETHSHGILPNHDNTYQLTRTVQVQPTDTGKFSKFSCRVEHRGLPKPLVLFLVLKSSYIPLMVIAVLVVLVILVVFADVVSYPFYKKKASDKEESSPNSSDVA; this is encoded by the exons GCTCTCACTCTCTCCGTTATTTCTACACGGCGGTGACCCCGGTGCCAGAGGTCCCCGAGTTTGTGGTGGTCGGGTACGTGGACGAGGAGCAGATTGTTTACCACGACAGTGTGCTGGGGCGGATGGTGCCCCGGCGGGGGTGGATGGCGGAGAGCCAGGACCCCGACTACTGGGAGCGTGAGACGCAGAACCTGCGGGGCAACGAGCCGGGGTTCAAGGCTGACATCCAGACACTGCAGAAGCGAACCAACCAGACGGGCG GGATCCACACTATCCAGTTGATGTATGGCTGTGAGCTCCATGACGACGGGACCACCGCCGGGTTCATGCAGTACAGCTGGGACGGGTCGGACCTGATCAGCTTCGACAAGGACCGGATGGTGTGGGTGACCCCTGTGCCCTGGGGTGTCATCACCAAGGACAAGTGGGACCAGAACACGGCCAGGAACCAGCAGTTCAAGGGATACCTGGAGCAGACCTGCGTCGAGTGGTTGAAGAAGTACATTCAAGATGGGGAGAGTCACCTGGAGCCCA ATCCCCCCGAAGTCTCCTTTATCACCTCACTGGATAACCGCCACCTCTCCTGTGTGGCCACCGGCTTCTACCCTCAGTCCATCGACGTGACTATTCTGCGGGACGGCCGGATCCTGGAGGAGACCCATTCCCACGGGATCCTCCCCAATCACGACAACACCTACCAGCTGACCAGGACGGTGCAGGTGCAGCCCACGGACACAGGAAAGTTCTCCAAGTTCTCCTGTCGGGTGGAACACCGGGGTCTCCCCAAGCCCCTCGTCCTGTTCCTGG TTCTGAAGTCCAGCTATATACCTCTCATGGTCATTGCTGTGCTCGTGGTCCTGGTGATCCTGGTCGTCTTCGCTGACGTTGTGAGTTATCCCTTCTACAAGAAGAAAG